Within the Paenibacillus sp. AN1007 genome, the region TCCGGCACTGTTTTATAGACATTGATCGCTTTAGACAGCTCAGCCAGCATCTTTTCGGTACATTTCCCTGCGCCCTGCTTGATTACCTGAACCTCAACGTCCTTCTTGCCCCATTCTTTATACACCTGCTTGGTTGTCGGAAAATACAGATCGATCTTGTTACCTTTGATGGCTGAGCCCGTGTCAGCGACGATACCGTAACCGTACCCCGGAATATACAAAATAGACCCCATCGGAAACAGCTTTGGATCCGCTGCAATCGTAGAAACCGTTTCTTTGTCACGCCGAACCTTTACTCCGGAATACGTAATACCGTACTGGGGATGCTTGGGCGTCTTGCCTGTAGACTCAATCCCTGCCGTATATCCTGTCGCAGTGACCTTCTGTGTCTCCAGAATCTGTTCCGATCGTGGAGCCAGTACGGGCATGGCAGGATCAGCAGACTTATTCACCCGTTTCTCGGGCAGTTCAGGTTTCGGCAGAACGATCGGCTGCGGAGACCACATAAATGCCATATAAACCAAAGTGGTCCATTGAGCCTCACCCGTGTATATAGGTGCAGCCGGGTTCAAGCCAGCTGTCTGCTCTGTTTTGACGATATCGGTCAGATCATTTTTATCATCTGCTTCTTCTTCGACATGCAGTATATTTCGTTCCTCTTCAAATATATAGGCCTTGGCCTCATTGGTACTCATTAGGATTCCGGCAAACATCAAGCAGCACATGATGATTAACTTTTGGTTTTCATTGAATTTTAAAAGATGCTTTTTCATAGTATAACCTCCCCCTCACTTGCAAAGGGTTACCAAAAAGCATTCGTTCTATACCTTGTATCAGGTAACGGACTGCAAAACAAGCAGTAAAAAACCGCCTGAAAACGATGGATTCCTCCAATGTTCCCAGACGGTTTCATTCAACTATTTTACAAACAGCGTTCTATATTAGACTTGTCTTGAAGCAATTTCCTCTTTCAATTGGGCAGTAATTTCATCAACGAGCTTCATGCCGAGATCACCTTCACCGCGTTTACGTACGGATACCGATGCCGCATTTTTCTCGTTTTCACCCACAACGAACATATAAGGCATTTTCTCAAGCTGTGCTTCACGGATTTTATAACCCAGTTTCTCGTTGCGAAGATCGGCTTCAGCCGCAATTCCTGCACGTTTCAGCTTTGCTTCCACCTCACGCGCATAATCGTCATAGTTGCCGGATACCGGAATAACTTTGGCTTGAACTGGAGACAGCCAGAGCGGGAATGCTCCTGCAAAGTTCTCGAGCAAAAATGCAGTAAAACGTTCCATTGTGCTGATTACACCGCGATGAATTACGACTGGGCGGTGCTTCTGTCCATCATCACCGACATATTCCAGCTCGAAGCGCTCAGGAAGCAGGAAGTCCAGCTGCACGGTAGACAATGTTTCTTCTTTGCCCAGTGCTGTTTTAATCTGTACGTCAAGCTTCGGACCGTAAAATGCAGCTTCCCCTTCAGCTTCATAGAACGGTAAATCCAGCTCTTCCACAACTTCACGCAGCATGCGCTGGGACATTTCCCACATCTCATCGTTCTGGAAGTATTTCTCCGTATCCTGCGGATCACGGTAAGACAGGCGGAACCGATATTCGTGGATACCGAAATCTTTATATACAGTCTGGATCAATTCGATAACCCGTGCAAATTCTTCTTTGATCTGATCCGGGCGTGCGAAGATATGCGAGTCATTCAGCGTCATCGCACGCACACGGTGAAGACCTGTCAAAGCGCCTGACATTTCGTAACGATGCATCATCCCCAGCTCGGCGATACGAATCGGCAGATCACGATAGCTGTGCATGCTGGATTTGTACACCATCATATGGTGAGGACAGTTCATCGGACGAAGAACCAACTCTTCGTTGTCCATAACCATTTTCGGGAACATATCTTCTTGGTAGTGCTCCCAGTGTCCGGATGTTTTGTACAGCTCCACATTGCCGAGAACCGGCGTATACACATGCTGGTAACCGAGACTTTCTTCAAGATCGACGATGTAACGTTCCAATGTACGGCGCAGTTTCGCACCGTTAGGCAGCCAGATCGGCAGACCTTGTCCTACCAGTTGGGAGAACGTGAACATTTCCAGCTCTTTACCAAGTTTGCGATGGTCACGTTTGCGTGCTTCCTCAAGGAAATGCAAGTGCTCGTCCAGCTGAGCTTTTTTCACAAATGCTGTACCGTATACACGCTGCAGCATTTTGTTTTTGCTGTCTCCACGCCAGTATGCACCCGCTACGTTCATCAGTTTGAATACTTTAATTTTGCTTGTAGATGGAACGTGCGGTCCACGGCACAAGTCGAAAAATTCGCCCTGTTCATAGATCGTGATCACGCTATCTTCCGGTAAAGCATTGATCAACTCAAGTTTGTATGGGTCGCCAACTTCGTTAAAAATGTTGATAGCCTCCTCGCGGCTGACTTCCTTGCGCACGATCGGCAGATTTTCATTGATGATGCGTTCCATTTCTTTCTCAATCTTCTGCAGATCCTCCGGGTTGAGCGGATGTTCGAGGTCCATATCATAGTAGAAACCATCCTCGATAACCGGCCCTACGCCCAGATGCACCTCTTTGTTTCCGTACAAACGTTTAACCGCCTGAGCCAGCAAGTGCGCTGTACTGTGACGCATCACCTCAAGACCTTCAGGAGAATCCAGCGTTACAATTTCGACCAAAGCTCCTTCATGAATTGGAGTAGATAGATCTACCACGATACCATCCAGCTTGCCTGCTGCGGCATTTTTGCGAAGTCCGCTGCTGATCGAAGCGGCTACATCCTCAATACTGCTGCCATCTGCATACTCACGCACCGAACCATCCGGTAGTTTAATGTTCACTGCCATTTGTCTCATTCCTCCTGTAAAATAAAACTGATCCATTCTCATCAACCGCACGGACTGATCATCTATTGCGCCTTCTGCTGCCTACGAGGTCAACAGAAACAACGCAAAAAACACCCGTCCCGGTAAAGGGACGAGTGTTATACTCGTGGTTCCACCCTAATTCAGCTGATTATTCCCAATCACAGGAATACAGCCCTCATTGGCATGTCGGTAACGGGCATGACCCGGCAGATCCTTACTCATAAAACCTTCCGTCATCTTAGATGGTGGGATTATGCGGCTTTATTTTCAAAATTGCAGCTACAAAGGGGTAAACCATACGTGATATCCGGAGGAAATTTCAGCCCAGGTTCCTCTCTCTGCACCGATCAAACGTGCGGTTCTTGTCTTTGTCATCGCTTTTGTTTCTCAATTTATTCATATCTTAGATCAACAGTTATTATAATTGCCCAAATCGCCTGCGTCAAGACCTGTCAGCAATCCTGAGCGCAGCACTTCGCATTCGGGACATTGGTGGCATATCTGTACCTTATCCTCAAAAATCTGGCATATTGTTGAAATGATAGGCAGCTCGGGTGTACTCGTGTGCAGCATCACTTTTTCAGGAGATATGGAGATGAGTGTACTCACGATCATATCTTCAATATCCATTTCCAGTTCCAATCCCGGCATCTCCACTACAACCTGTTCATCCTTCTGCACAGGCAGCAGATTCAGTCCCGCATCAAGCACCTGAAATTCATGCTTGCCTTTGTGAATCAGATGGATCAAAGGAACTTTTGCTTCCTGAAAGAAAACAAAGTACTTGAGAAGCCCCATAAACTCTTCATACTGGCGGTCCATCCAGAATTCATCCAGAGCGTATTCCACCAATTCCTGCAGTTCCTGTTTGTAGCTGCGCAGCCGGAAATTCAGGATGCCTTCCAGATGAAAAAAGTGAACTTCCTCCAAATCCTGCCGTAAACCTCTCGCTAAAGATGCACGTCGGCGTTCTCGAAGGCCCGGCTGACCCAAATCACCGTTGATCAGCAGCGGCATGCAGATTCGGTGAACCTTTTCAACCTCATGTTCGTCCATAACAGAACAAGTTTTGGCAATCATATCCTCTACCAGTCTGTGCTCCTGCGTCTCCATAATAAAATCGGCTATACCAAGCGATAACAGATCGCTGATGCGGGGAAGCCACTGCTGGAAATCTTCGTGATTCTCATTCCCTCTACACATCCAGCCTGCCCTGCCATCCTTATGTTTGAAGGTGAGCCGGAAGCCTCTTTTGCTTATATGTAAACCTTTGGTTTTTTCCTTGATGCATCGGTGAAAATGCGCTGCTTCCTCCTGTCCAGACACATCGGTCCATACTGCAAACAGTTCCATAAGAATCACTCCTTTCTTCCTCTTCAAAGTATATGGCAAGGCCAATGGGGATATACGAAGCGGTTTGATGGAAAGGGTGTCATGATTTCTCAGCATAAAAGGAAAGGGTTGGAAAATACTTTAAGGAATTGGAGGATACTTTGAAGAGGAATTGGAGGGTACTTTGAGGAAGGCTTTGGAGGATATTTTAATGAATGGTTTGCAAAGCTTCGAGCAGCATTTTTTTGCAGAACTCATAATAGAAGGTTTAGTGAACTTTGAATGAATGGTTTGGAGTTAAGACAAAAATGTGTTATTATTTTTATAACAGTATGTTCACGGAAGGGGGGAAGCCAACAATGAGACAACAACCGAGACTGCTTCATCACATGATTATTATCATTTTGTGCGTCTTTCAGGCGCTGTGCTTCCCGATCCCAATGCAGACGGAGTCTGCAGTTGGTGTATCCGTTGATGCCACTTCGAATAAAGAAGGGCTTGAAGTACTGTCCCAAATACCCGAGTCTCAGCAGAAACCTGTCATTCGCAAAAACACGCAAGTGATGTCTAAGCTGGCTGCAGTGAAGCAGACCAAGCCTGTATTTCTTGTCCTCGCATTGTTAATCGTGCTGCGAATACCCACAGCAGGTCTGTCTTTTAAACCGTGGTATTGTCTATTCAAACGCAGATTATTTCTGCTTCCAATTAAATTTACCAGTATGTATTTATCCCTCTCTCCGATGGCACCCAAATACGCCTGTGCTCGATAAGAGCTTGTTTGCTGTATTTGCAAGGCTGCCTGCGCATAGAGCTACCTCCTCGTTATGGACGGTGTTCTCATGCATAACTTATAACCCTTTACGTAAACGTTAGTTTTGAAATATCTTGGTTTGGGCGTTTTGTTTGCTGCACTTTATTTTGCTGTTTTTTATTTTGTTGTACTTTATTTTGCATACTTTTCTCTATTTCACATTATATATTTGGCTGTGTCAGGAATTACTGGCTCTGTTTCCCCGCACCATTTGATGTTCCGCCCTGAGCAGCAGATGACCTGATTACGGGAAGATAAGCCTCCCTTCTATGGCCAGCCTCAATCACTAAGGAGGCATACTATCCATGGATGTACGCGAAACAGACCTGCCGGGAATCGGCAAAAAATTTCAAATTGAAACGAGCAGCGGTGATAAAATCGTTATTATTATTCACGATGATGGCCGCCGGGAGATGTATCACTTTG harbors:
- a CDS encoding 3D domain-containing protein; amino-acid sequence: MKKHLLKFNENQKLIIMCCLMFAGILMSTNEAKAYIFEEERNILHVEEEADDKNDLTDIVKTEQTAGLNPAAPIYTGEAQWTTLVYMAFMWSPQPIVLPKPELPEKRVNKSADPAMPVLAPRSEQILETQKVTATGYTAGIESTGKTPKHPQYGITYSGVKVRRDKETVSTIAADPKLFPMGSILYIPGYGYGIVADTGSAIKGNKIDLYFPTTKQVYKEWGKKDVEVQVIKQGAGKCTEKMLAELSKAINVYKTVPDSWLDKAI
- the thrS gene encoding threonine--tRNA ligase, with amino-acid sequence MAVNIKLPDGSVREYADGSSIEDVAASISSGLRKNAAAGKLDGIVVDLSTPIHEGALVEIVTLDSPEGLEVMRHSTAHLLAQAVKRLYGNKEVHLGVGPVIEDGFYYDMDLEHPLNPEDLQKIEKEMERIINENLPIVRKEVSREEAINIFNEVGDPYKLELINALPEDSVITIYEQGEFFDLCRGPHVPSTSKIKVFKLMNVAGAYWRGDSKNKMLQRVYGTAFVKKAQLDEHLHFLEEARKRDHRKLGKELEMFTFSQLVGQGLPIWLPNGAKLRRTLERYIVDLEESLGYQHVYTPVLGNVELYKTSGHWEHYQEDMFPKMVMDNEELVLRPMNCPHHMMVYKSSMHSYRDLPIRIAELGMMHRYEMSGALTGLHRVRAMTLNDSHIFARPDQIKEEFARVIELIQTVYKDFGIHEYRFRLSYRDPQDTEKYFQNDEMWEMSQRMLREVVEELDLPFYEAEGEAAFYGPKLDVQIKTALGKEETLSTVQLDFLLPERFELEYVGDDGQKHRPVVIHRGVISTMERFTAFLLENFAGAFPLWLSPVQAKVIPVSGNYDDYAREVEAKLKRAGIAAEADLRNEKLGYKIREAQLEKMPYMFVVGENEKNAASVSVRKRGEGDLGMKLVDEITAQLKEEIASRQV
- a CDS encoding putative sporulation protein YtxC, which codes for MELFAVWTDVSGQEEAAHFHRCIKEKTKGLHISKRGFRLTFKHKDGRAGWMCRGNENHEDFQQWLPRISDLLSLGIADFIMETQEHRLVEDMIAKTCSVMDEHEVEKVHRICMPLLINGDLGQPGLRERRRASLARGLRQDLEEVHFFHLEGILNFRLRSYKQELQELVEYALDEFWMDRQYEEFMGLLKYFVFFQEAKVPLIHLIHKGKHEFQVLDAGLNLLPVQKDEQVVVEMPGLELEMDIEDMIVSTLISISPEKVMLHTSTPELPIISTICQIFEDKVQICHQCPECEVLRSGLLTGLDAGDLGNYNNC